In Cervus elaphus chromosome 5, mCerEla1.1, whole genome shotgun sequence, the following proteins share a genomic window:
- the SSTR2 gene encoding somatostatin receptor type 2 produces the protein MDLASELNETQPWLTSPFDLNGSVGAANISNQTEPYYDLASNVVLTFIYFVVCIIGLCGNTLVIYVILRYAKMKTITNIYILNLAIADELFMLGLPFLAMQVALVHWPFGKAICRVVMTVDGINQFTSIFCLTVMSIDRYLAVVHPIKSAKWRRPRTAKMINVAVWGVSLLVILPIMIYAGLRSNQWGRSSCTINWPGESGAWYTGFIIYAFILGFLVPLTIICLCYLFIIIKVKSSGIRVGSSKRKKSEKKVTRMVSIVVAVFIFCWLPFYIFNVSSVSVAISPTPALKGMFDFVVVLTYANSCANPILYAFLSDNFKKSFQNVLCLIKVSGADDGERSDSKQDKSRLNETTETQRTLLNGDLQTSI, from the coding sequence ATGGATCTGGCGTCTGAACTCAATGAGACCCAACCTTGGCTGACCTCTCCGTTTGACCTCAATGGCTCCGTCGGGGCAGCCAACATTTCAAACCAGACAGAGCCGTACTACGACCTGGCCAGCAACGTCGTCCTCACCTTCATCTACTTCGTGGTCTGCATCATTGGGCTGTGTGGCAACACGCTGGTCATTTACGTCATCCTCCGCTATGCCAAGATGAAGACCATCACCAACATCTACATCCTCAACCTGGCCATCGCAGACGAACTCTTCATGCTGGGCCTGCCCTTCCTGGCCATGCAGGTGGCTCTGGTCCACTGGCCCTTCGGCAAGGCCATCTGCCGGGTGGTCATGACCGTGGATGGCATCAATCAGTTCACCAGCATCTTCTGCCTGACGGTCATGAGCATCGACCGCTACCTGGCTGTGGTCCACCCCATCAAGTCGGCCAAGTGGAGGAGACCCCGGACAGCCAAGATGATCAACGTGGCTGTGTGGGGCGTCTCTCTGCTGGTCATCTTGCCGATCATGATATACGCTGGCCTTCGGAGCAACCAGTGGGGGAGAAGCAGCTGCACCATCAACTGGCCGGGTGAATCTGGGGCCTGGTACACGGGGTTCATCATCTACGCCTTCATCCTGGGGTTCCTGGTGCCCCTGACCATCATCTGTCTCTGCTACTTGTTCATCATCATCAAGGTGAAGTCCTCCGGCATCCGAGTGGGTTCCTCCAAGAGGAAGAAGTCTGAGAAGAAGGTCACCCGCATGGTGTCCATCGTGGTGGCCGTCTTCATCTTCTGCTGGCTCCCCTTCTACATCTTCAACGTCTCCTCGGTCTCTGTGGCCATCAGTCCCACCCCAGCCCTCAAAGGCATGTTTGACTTCGTGGTGGTCCTCACCTACGCCAACAGCTGTGCCAACCCTATCCTCTATGCCTTCTTGTCCGACAACTTCAAGAAGAGCTTCCAGAATGTCCTCTGCTTGATCAAGGTGAGCGGCGCAGACGACGGGGAGAGAAGCGATAGTAAGCAGGACAAATCCCGGCTGAATGAGACCACAGAGACCCAGCGGACCCTCCTCAACGGGGACCTCCAGACCAGCATCTGA